Below is a window of Rhizobium jaguaris DNA.
ATCGAGACGGTACGCACGACAACCGGCTGCACAATGCCATGCTGCCGGATGGAACTGGCAAGATCGTACAATTCAGTTTCGTCGAAATAGCGACGGGGATTCTTTGGATTGCGGCTGATGAATTCGATCGGCACCATCCGATCTGGATTGACCCCCGGTCTGCCGGCATCCACCGGCGTGGGTTGATCCATCTCTCCGATGAGAGCGGCCAAACCGCGGCCAAGGCGCCGTTTCGAAAGATCGTCATTCATCGCAATCACTCACTCCAGAATAAACAATAAAATCAGGCCGCCGCCTTACGCTGCCGCTCCCGCTGGATCACTTCCGACGCCAACTGTAGATAGGCTTGGCTGCCGGCGCATTTCAGATCGTAAAGGATTGCGGGCTTGCCGTAAGACGGCGCTTCGGACACGCGGACGTTGCGCGGAATCAACGTGTGGTAGACCTTCTCGCCCAAATGCGTGCGCACGTCGTTGACGACCTGCTGCGCGAGATTGTTGCGAGAATCAAACATCGTCAGCACGATCCCCTGAATATCGAGAAGGGGATTGACGGTGCGCCGCACCTGGTCGACGGTTTCCAACAACTGGCTGAGACCTTCCAGCGCGAAGAATTCGCACTGCAGCGGCACCAGAACCGAATGTGCGGCTGCCATGGCGTTCATCGTCAGCAGATTGAACGAAGGCGGGCAATCGACCAGGATATAGGAGAAAGCGGTCGCGCCAGCGCCATTCAGGGCCCGACGAAGTCGGAAGACACGATCGGGTTGCTGAGCGATCTCCATCTCGATACCGAGCAGATCCATCGTGGACGGGACGATGAAGAGATTGGGAACTGCCGTTTCTTGAACTGTGTCGAGAATCGTATGCGTGCCGACCAGAAGATCATAGGACGACAGCTTACGATCCCGCCGCTCGATACCCAGACCGGTGCTGGCATTCCCCTGCGGGTCGAGATCAACGATGAGGACACGTTCGCCAATGGCGGCCAGTGCCGTGGCCAGGTTAATCGCGGTGGTTGTCTTGCCGACGCCACCCTTTTGATTTGCGATAGTAATAATGCGGTTTCGCTCGCCGATCATTGCCACATATCCAATTATGGTTAAGTTCGACGTCGAGGGCGATTTAACTCCAAAATAACAGAATCTCGCTCGACAACACTGTTGTGTTTTACCAGATCGAATTCCCAACGACCACGGGCTTTCTGGACCTCGCGCTCGTAATCCCGGCCTTTATGCAGCAACAAACGTATATTTTCATTGCGCTCCGCCCAGGGTGCTGCGTAGTCCAACAGCACATCCAGCTCAGCCAGC
It encodes the following:
- a CDS encoding ParA family protein translates to MIGERNRIITIANQKGGVGKTTTAINLATALAAIGERVLIVDLDPQGNASTGLGIERRDRKLSSYDLLVGTHTILDTVQETAVPNLFIVPSTMDLLGIEMEIAQQPDRVFRLRRALNGAGATAFSYILVDCPPSFNLLTMNAMAAAHSVLVPLQCEFFALEGLSQLLETVDQVRRTVNPLLDIQGIVLTMFDSRNNLAQQVVNDVRTHLGEKVYHTLIPRNVRVSEAPSYGKPAILYDLKCAGSQAYLQLASEVIQRERQRKAAA